The proteins below are encoded in one region of Silene latifolia isolate original U9 population chromosome 2, ASM4854445v1, whole genome shotgun sequence:
- the LOC141642748 gene encoding pyruvate dehydrogenase E1 component subunit beta-like — MAATIQSLGAPSFSAINSSPSNKFHGNKVGLLVVRSDLRPNRCSIPTINRASNLVTNAVVTPAAPVASSKTGHEVLLFEALREGLDEEMQRDPRVCVMGEDVGHYGGSYKVTKGLATKYGDFRVLDTPIAENSFTGMGIGAAMTGLRPVIEGMNMGFLLLAFNQISNNCGMLHYTSGGQFTIPVVIRGPGGVGRQLGAEHSQRLESYFQSIPGIQMVACSTPYNAKGLMKAAIRSENPVILFEHVLLYNLKERIPDEEYVLSLEEAEMVRPGEHVTILTYSRMRYHVMQAAKTLVNKGYDPEVIDIRSLKPFDLYTIGNSVKKTHRVVIVEECMRTGGIGASLTAAINENFHDYLDAPIVCLSSQDVPTPYAGTLEEWTVVQPAQIVTAVEQLCK; from the exons ATGGCTGCCACAATTCAATCACTTGGAGCTCCTTCTTTTTCTGCAATTAACTCCTCTCCTTCCAACAAATTCCATG GGAATAAAGTTGGGTTGTTAGTTGTAAGATCTGATCTTCGCCCAAACCGCTGTTCCATTCCCACCATTAACAGGGCTTCTAATCTTGTTACTAATGCTGTTGTT ACTCCTGCAGCTCCTGTGGCATCTTCTAAGACTGG GCATGAAGTATTGCTCTTTGAAGCACTCCGTGAAGGTCTGGATGAAGAGATGCAAAGGGATCCACGTGTATGTGTTATGGGTGAAGATGTGGGTCATTATGGTGGCTCGTATAAGGTAACCAAAGGACTGGCTACAAAATATGGGGACTTTAGAGTTCTTGACACACCAATTGCCGAAAATTCCTTCACTGGAATGGGTATAGGAGCTGCCATGACGGGCCTTAGGCCTGTTATTGAAGGAATGAACATGGGTTTCCTTCTTTTGGCATTCAATCAAATTTCTAACAACTGTGGTATGCTACATTACACTTCTGGTGGCCAATTCACCATCCCGGTCGTTATTCGAGGACCGGGTGGTGTGGGACGCCAACTCGGTGCCGAGCATTCACAACGTCTTGAATCTTACTTCCAATCAATCCCCGGTATCCAAATGGTGGCATGCTCAACTCCTTACAATGCAAAAGGCCTAATGAAAGCCGCAATTAGGAGCGAGAACCCGGTTATTCTTTTTGAGCATGTCTTGCTCTACAACCTCAAGGAGAGGATTCCAGATGAAGAATACGTCCTCTCGCTAGAGGAAGCCGAAATGGTAAGACCCGGAGAACACGTCACCATCTTGACATATTCTCGGATGAGGTATCATGTGATGCAAGCCGCCAAGACATTGGTGAACAAGGGCTACGATCCGGAGGTCATTGACATTCGCTCATTGAAACCCTTTGATCTTTATACGATTGGCAATTCGGTTAAGAAGACGCATAGAGTGGTAATTGTAGAAGAGTGCATGCGAACTGGTGGCATTGGGGCCAGTTTGACTGCGGCAATTAATGAGAACTTTCATGATTATTTGGATGCCCCCATTGTGTGCTTGTCGTCTCAGGATGTTCCAACCCCTTATGCCGGGACCCTGGAGGAATGGACAGTTGTCCAACCCGCCCAAATTGTTACTGCTGTTGAGCAGTTGTGTAAGTAG